In one window of Echeneis naucrates chromosome 17, fEcheNa1.1, whole genome shotgun sequence DNA:
- the dspa gene encoding desmoplakin-A: MSLYGSSSKLATLGQRSMSNSRPDLTAASFRNEVFTGGNDFQADYPAAGGGYGYSTVTRTWHSGGPKVQHTVAGSAGGGVSAVQEKAFFLTGQCQEFLQRAKLALSSGAPASEVERFMLIAAESMDQLKSCGREMQHMRIPNDVFRSLEHFQSMQVAIQQQLSGKRPRGSVGSLDGGRAFKDAIGWISQQKRMIEMSPWGDDAETIEKQILNHSKAHSSIQRSQEVERARDELKGDKYNLTTLEQEWESLQKMSHTRALQLRELQNIIEEISRAIMWVNEREEEELVFDWGDKNIDQYIPQKQESYSRLMSELEVKEKELNKLKVKADSLVNNDHPASDKIEAYMDTLQTQWSWLLQITKCIYVHLKENAAYSQFFKEANETNLKLKKDHESIRSKFTCDKTTSLENLTELLKNLEKEKGRIMENKRQVQSLVTKSKSIVRLKPRNPEDSSSSPVIVEAICDFKQDQKGILKGNDGILKDNSQRSKWLVTGPGGLDMLIPSVCLLIPPPNPLSIGLANKNEQYYEAIMAIWNQLYINIKSLISWQYCLKDINYINSLTVSMLSKMRPEEYRNIIKRLETHYQEFMRTSQNSEMFGEEDKKTIQGHFDKAQTHYDTLIIQMPAYREEGVKPEPTKQKIITKTNVNKVQSQPPASSSTINLTLLNSLQEIRGRLELAESGLTRHLHIPLGANSVHECTVHIKNLEAVHQDLDAIHDEYLRLREMIIKQLEGLPADSEQAKFLRSELEIINHKVGGLQGVYSAYLQRLAALKSLLQNLIQAEDIIKVHEARLTEKETSSLELRDLESYRSTLKQMKSDLEQKRDLLTAMESDLTKAVQWNDQISDPFHKCDVDLAKYSDLVSQMSDRWRRIQDQIENRVWDLEKQETQLKHYQQSSTSLEQWIDNARKRQDSLQMIKPNDMQTLTDHLNQQKALYTEIKGKKEKVEDVQKDADTCAASIKNYELQLASYSSGLETLLNIPIKRTMLQSPASVVRQEAGEFQSRYIELLTRSGDYYKFLGELLRNMEELKLRNTKIELLEEELKGLKEDFRDTNQKKKALEEELNRYKLQLSQAKEELISMEEVKVTTAIKVDAAKDSLDSTRKQLQDLNDQLTTIKYQLDEEKRKRRLAEERYNSQQEEYEGAVRRRQKELEELNWAKIDLEKSVKDKERELERMKIMLEEETARRRSAESDISKVRTQCTQEISQLKQTYETQINVTKTTILKASQQKEENAAEYRLQVERLTADKRDLEDELRRLRQSIAHAEDQKSRAEQEVSQQRATVTQEMKFRSELEMQLRSIMQQREDDELKLKEASKSNQEKSRQISILTFNLEEEGKKRRALELEINHLRQAEAELKAKSASYLEEIKRLKVSEQEIRITKVELEKQTSEKTRVEQSSARLQSRIRELQSCLDGMEADLEKQKKETQEEFTRRKRIEAELERMSHTCKEHTTTINSLKSVQMEVSNTSRKYEQDLRALQEALDKSLREHKYTKDELANALAELKTLKQKLMQEQGKVHELNQRNESLYKTIEEKSRQLNEYTTEIDKLKTLTQNLTKERLKLEEELRAVRQERDELKLSRDSIDGEKATQISALHVQLQGSTKKTAELQALISDLTREREKLKLEIDKFQKQSIETSMKVQESQSHYSALLLEKDSLLSKLKLLEQDKSRHQRIEEELTRIKLTLETELRNKQRLQDEKNAILKDFNFMKSQYELKETQIRQSESNRDMADRERLSLKNEIERLMRELKSVEERYKSRLLSSEKEVSDLALKRDALEKEIQKLRQKSPTFNKQTQTAEKIPTIDPSKLLFDGVRRKVTAHQLCDCGIISKATLDQLLKGQKTVDEVALDIQLSLRGTGIIAGMKEGSHGRMPFTKAKNKKLLSPESALMLLEAQAATGYIVDPVLNEKMPVDTACSRGIVDTDDRDVLVTAEAASAGFKDPYTGKVLSVGQACKQGRIDKDTAIRLLQAQESVGGILDPVLSVFLPKDLALDRNLIDEELYRALNKKPACYLDPATGEKISYNDLRKKCTVEPVSGLLLLCGSENSMKIHGIRGEVSVESLIKSELLDEMDLVKIEKGQLTAQEIESKLKSYLHGSTCIAGIYDEAHDQILPFYQAMREGLLMRGTTLELLEAQAASGFIVDPINNTFLTVEDAAKRFLIGKEFKNKLLSAEKAVTGYRDPATGKTVSLFQAIEKGLIERGHGIRLLEAQIASGGIIDPNEGHRIDVAVAYKRGYFDEEMNEILTYEGDDTKGFFDPNTRDNLTYLQLKERCITDDKTGLILLPLKDKKKPQKSQMSQEGRTNVLRKRRVVIVDPDTGLEMSVREAYHRQLIDYDTFLDLSEQECEWEEITIKGSDGTAHLVIVDRKTGTQYDIKDCLERGIIDQQSLDRYRAGDLTLTQIADQITSSGLSHDMTITASNVDDIVTCSSPTLAAPSSPTVRKRLSSISITVSPPEMFDDHSPVAAIFDTETLEKITIPEGLRRGIVDTITAQRLLEAQVCTGGIINPATGERLSLKDAVHQCIIDQSMATKLKPAKKAYAGFEDVKTKRKMSVAEAVKETWLPYEAGQRFMEFQYLTGGLIEPSSGCRVSIEEAIRKGWLDGQGAQKLQDSQNHQKNLTCPKTKLKISYKQAMDSCMVEESNGMKLLQASSISTKGISSPYNVSNPGSRSGSRAGSRAGSRSGSRRGSVDYSSTYTYNFSSTSTTYNSSSLS; encoded by the exons ATGAGTTTGTACGGATCCTCTTCCAAACTGGCCACCTTGGGCCAGAGAAGTATGTCGAACTCGCGACCGGATTTGACGGCTGCAAGCTTTCGAAACGAGGTGTTCACCGGTGGAAACGACTTCCAGGCGGACTACCCCGCAGCCGGCGGCGGGTACGGCTACAGCACGGTGACCAGGACCTGGCACAGCGGGGGGCCAAAGGTGCAGCACACCGTGGCTGGGAGCGCAGGCGGCGGAGTAAG TGCTGTTCAAGAAAAAGCTTTCTTCCTGACCGGACAATGTCAAGAGTTTCTGCAGAGAGCCAAGTTGGCTCTCTCGTCT GGGGCTCCTGCTTCGGAGGTGGAAAGGTTCATGCTGATCGCTGCAGAATCCATGGATCAGTTGAAGAGCTGCGGCCGAGAGATGCAGCATATGCGTATACCTAATGATGTCTTCAGAAG TTTGGAGCATTTCCAGAGCATGCAAGTTGCCATCCAACAGCAACTCAGCGGTAAACGGCCCAGGGGCAGTGTGGGCTCTCTTGATGGGGGGCGGGCCTTTAAAGATGCCATTGGCTGGATTAGCCAACAGAAG CGTATGATTGAGATGTCACCATGGGGGGACGATGCAGAGACCATAGAAAAGCAAATTCTAAACCACAGTAAAGCTCATAGCTCGATCCAAAGGAGCCAAGAAGTGGAACGTGCCAGAGATGAACTG AAGGGCGACAAGTACAACCTCACCACACTGGAACAGGAATGGGAAAGCTTGCAG AAAATGTCTCACACCCGTGCTCTTCAACTGCGTGAGCTTCAGAATATCATCGAGGAGATTTCCAGAGCCATCATGTGggtgaatgagagagaggaggaggaacttGTGTTTGACTGGGGAGACAAGAACATCGACCAGTACATCCCACAGAAACAGGAGAGCTACTCG aGGCTCATGAGTGAACTGGAGGTGAAGGAGAAGGAACTGAACAAGCTGAAGGTGAAAGCAGATTCGCTTGTGAACAACGACCACCCTGCCTCAGATAAGATTGAA GCCTACATGGATACCTTGCAGACCCAGTGGAGCTGGCTTCTTCAGATCACCAAGTGCATTTATGTTCATTTGAAGGAGAATGCTGCCTACAGCCAG TTTTTCAAGGAGGCCAATGAGACCAATTTAAAGCTGAAAAAGGATCATGAGAGCATCCGAAGCAAGTTCACCTGCGACAAGACCACCTCACTGGAAAACTTAACTGAGCTCCTGAAAAACTTGGag AAAGAGAAGGGCAGGATTATGGAAAACAAGAGGCAGGTCCAAAGCCTGGTCACAAAGTCTAAAAGCATCGTCAGGCTGAAGCCTCGCAACCCTGAGGACAGTAGTTCCAGCCCCGTCATAGTAGAGGCCATATGTGACTTTAAACAAGACCAG AAAGGGATTCTAAAAGGAAATGATGGAATCCTGAAGGACAACTCACAGCGTAGCAAGTGGCTTGTGACAGGACCGGGAGGACTGGACATGCTGATTCCCTCGGTGTGCCTCCTAATCCCCCCACCAAACCCTCTGAGCATTGGCCTCGCCAACAA GAATGAGCAGTATTATGAAGCCATCATGGCCATCTGGAATCAGCTCTACATCAACATCAAGAGTCTCATCTCATGGCAGTACTGCCTCAAAGATATCAATTACATCAACTCTCTCACTGTCAGCATG CTCTCCAAAATGCGTCCAGAGGAATACCGCAACATCATTAAAAGACTGGAGACCCACTACCAAGAGTTCATGCGTACCAGCCAAAATTCTGAGATGTTTGGGGAAGAGGACAAGAAAACCATTCAGGGCCACTTCGATAAGGCTCAGACTCACTATGACACACTGATCATCCAGATGCCTGCTTACA GGGAGGAAGGAGTGAAGCCTGAGcccacaaaacaaaagataatCACCAAGACTAATGTTAACAAGGTTCAATCTCAACCTCCTGCAAGCAGCTCGACCATCAACCTCACCCTGCTCAACAGTCTGCAAGAAATTCGAGGCAGGCTGGAGCTGGCAGAGTCCGGTCTCACCAGACACCTCCATATTCCCCTGGGAGCAAACAGTGTGCATGAGTGCACAGTGCACATTAAAAATCTGGAG GCTGTGCACCAAGATTTGGATGCCATTCATGATGAGTACTTGCGCCTAAGAGAAATGATTATAAAGCAGTTGGAAGGGCTGCCTGCGGACTCTGAGCAAGCCAAGTTCCTCCGCTCTGAACTAGAAATTATCAACCATAAAGTGGGAGGGCTGCAGGGTGTCTACTCAGCCTACCTTCAAAG ACTGGCAGCTCTGAAGTCTTTGCTCCAGAACCTTATCCAGGCTGAAGATATCATTAAAGTCCATGAGGCCCGGCTCACAGAGAAGGAAACCTCCTCTCTGGAACTTCGGGATTTGGAAAGCTATCGGAGCACACTGAAG CAAATGAAGAGTGATTTGGAGCAAAAAAGAGACCTGCTGACGGCCATGGAGTCAGATCTGACAAAGGCAGTGCAATGGAATGATCAAATCTCAGACCCCTTCCACAAGTGTGATGTTGACTTGGCCAAATACTCAGACCTGGTGAGTCAGATGTCTGACCGCTGGCGGCGGATCCAAGACCAGATTGAAAACAG AGTGTGGGACTTAGAGAAGCAGGagacacagctgaaacattatCAGCAAAGCAGCACTTCCCTGGAACAGTGGATAGACAATGCCAGGAAGCGCCAGGATTCCCTTCAGATGATTAAGCCTAATGACATGCAGACCCTGACAGACCACCTCAACCAGCAGAAG GCACTTTACACTGAAATTAagggaaagaaggagaaagtcGAGGATGTACAGAAAGACGCTGACACCTGTGCTGCATCCATAAAG aaCTATGAGTTGCAGTTGGCTTCCTACAGTTCGGGCCTGGAAACTCTGCTGAATATTCCTATTAAAAGAACAATGCTGCAGTCTCCTGCATCTGTAGTCAGGCAAGAG GCTGGTGAATTCCAATCCCGCTACATAGAACTTCTGACCCGCTCTGGGGACTACTACAAATTTCTAGGGGAGCTACTGAGGAACATGGAAGAGCTGAAG TTGAGGAATACCAAGATTGAGTTGCTGGAGGAGGAACTGAAAGGTCTAAAGGAGGACTTCAGGGATaccaatcagaaaaaaaaggctctgGAGGAGGAGTTGAACCGCTACAAGCTGCAGCTCTCTCAAGCAAAAGAAGAGCTCATTTCTATGGAGGAAGTGAAAGTGACCACAGCAATAAAAGTAGATGCTGCCAAGGACAGCCTGGACAGCACACGCAAGCAGCTTCAAGATCTTAATGACCAGCTGACCACCATTAAATACCAACTGgatgaggaaaagaggaagagacggCTGGCCGAGGAGCGCTACAACAGCCAGCAAGAAGAGTATGAGGGGGCCGTTCGCAGAAGACAgaaagagctggaggagctcaACTGGGCCAAGATTGACTTAGAGAAGAGTGTGAAGGACAAAGAACGTGAACTGGAGAGGATGAAGATTAtgttggaggaggagacagCACGTAGACGAAGTGCAGAATCAGATATTTCAAAGGTAAGAACACAGTGCACCCAGGAGATTAGTCAACTTAAGCAGACATATGAGACTCAGATCAACGTTACCAAGACCACAATCCTGAAAGCCTCgcaacagaaagaagaaaatgctgCAGAGTACAGACTGCAAGTTGAGAGACTCACTGCTGATAAAAGAGATCTTGAGGATGAGCTGAGAAGACTGAGACAATCTATTGCTCACGCAGAAGATcagaaaagcagagcagagcaggaagtcAGCCAGCAGAGGGCCACAGTGACACAAGAGATGAAGTTCCGTAGTGAGCTCGAGATGCAGCTGAGAAGCATcatgcagcagagagaggacgATGAGCTCAAATTAAAGGAAGCCAGCAAAAGCAATCAGGAGAAGTCCAGACAGATTAGCATATTAACATTTAACTTGGAAGAGGAGGGTAAGAAGAGGAGAGCCCTGGAACTGGAAATCAATCACCTGAGACAGGCTGAGGCAGAGCTGAAGGCAAAGAGCGCCTCTTATCTGGAGGAAATCAAAAGGCTTAAAGTGTCTGAGCAGGAGATCCGCATCACAAAAGTGGAGCTAGAGAAGCAAACCAGTGAGAAAACCAGAGTGGAGCAGAGCTCTGCCAGGCTGCAGAGCCGCATCCGGGAGCTTCAGAGCTGTCTGGATGGGATGGAGGCTGACTTAGAGAAGCAAAAGAAGGAAACACAAGAGGAGTTCACACGGAGAAAGAGAATAGAAGCTGAGCTGGAGAGGATGTCACATACCTGCAAAGAGCACACAACCACAATTAACTCACTGAAATCTGTTCAGATGGAGGTTTCAAACACTAGTAGGAAGTATGAGCAGGACCTCAGAGCCCTCCAAGAAGCTTTGGACAAGAGCCTGAGGGAGCATAAGTATACCAAGGACGAATTGGCAAATGCATTGGCTGAGCTGAAGACATTGAAACAGAAGCTTATGCAGGAACAGGGCAAAGTTCATGAGCTCAACCAACGCAACGAGAGCCTGTATAAGACCATCGAAGAGAAGAGCCGCCAACTGAACGAGTACACTACAGAGATCGACAAACTGAAGACTCTGACACAGAACCTGACAAAGGAGAGGCTGAAgttggaggaggagctgagggcaGTTAGACAGGAGAGAGATGAGCTGAAGCTTTCCAGAGATAGTATCGATGGAGAAAAAGCCACTCAGATCTCAGCCTTGCATGTCCAGCTTCAGGGTAGCACCAAGAAGACAGCGGAGCTCCAGGCTCTCATCAGTGACCTGaccagggagagagaaaagcttAAATTGGAGATAGACAAATTCCAAAAACAATCTATTGAG ACATCAATGAAGGTCCAGGAGTCCCAGAGTCATTACAGCGCGCTGCTGTTGGAGAAGGACAGTTTGCTGTCCAAGCTTAAACTGCTGGAGCAGGACAAGAGTCGTCATCAGCGCATAGAAGAAGAGCTCACCCGCATCAAGCTCACGCTCGAGACTGAGCTCCGCAATAAACAGCGACTGCAGGATGAAAAGAATGCCATTCTCAAGGATTTCAACTTTATGAAGAGTCAGTATGAGCTGAAAGAAACCCAGATCAGGCAGTCTGAATCAAACAGAGACATGGCTGACCGCGAGAGGCTCTCCCTTAAGAATGAGATCGAAAGGCTCATGAGGGAGCTGAAGAGTGTTGAAGAGCGGTACAAGAGTCGGCTGCTGAGCTCTGAAAAGGAGGTGTCAGACCTTGCTCTCAAGAGAGATGCCCTggagaaagaaatacaaaagtTGCGGCAGAAATCACCCACTTTCAACAAGCAGACCCAGACTGCTGAGAAAATCCCAACAATTGATCCCTCCAAGCTGTTATTTGATGGAGTGCGTCGCAAAGTCACAGCGCACCAGCTTTGTGACTGTGGTATCATCAGTAAAGCTACTCTTGATCAGCTCTTAAAGGGACAGAAGACGGTGGATGAGGTAGCCCTGGACATCCAGCTTAGTCTAAGGGGTACTGGCATTATTGCAGGCATGAAAGAAGGCTCTCATGGAAGAATGCCATTCACTAAAGCCAAAAACAAGAAACTCCTCAGCCCAGAGAGCGCGCTCATGCTTCTGGAAGCTCAAGCAGCAACAGGTTACATAGTGGACCCTGTATTAAATGAGAAGATGCCCGTGGATACCGCTTGCTCCCGAGGCATTGTCGACACTGATGACAGAGATGTCTTGGTGACAGCAGAAGCAGCGAGTGCAGGTTTCAAAGATCCCTATACTGGCAAAGTGTTATCTGTGGGTCAGGCCTGCAAACAGGGCCGCATAGACAAAGACACAGCCATCCGCTTGCTGCAGGCTCAGGAGTCTGTGGGAGGAATATTAGATCCAGTTCTGAGTGTGTTTCTTCCAAAGGACCTAGCCCTGGATCGCAATCTTATCGATGAAGAGCTTTACAGGGCTTTGAACAAGAAACCAGCCTGTTACCTAGATCCCGCGACAGGAGAGAAGATTAGTTATAATGACCTGAGGAAGAAATGCACAGTGGAACCTGTTTctggcctgctgctgctttgtggtTCCGAAAATTCCATGAAAATTCACGGGATCCGCGGTGAAGTCTCTGTAGAGTCCCTCATCAAATCTGAACTTCTGGATGAAATGGACTTGGTAAAGATCGAGAAGGGGCAGCTCACTGCACAAGAAATTGAGAGCAAGCTGAAGTCCTACCTCCATGGCTCCACCTGTATTGCAGGTATTTATGATGAGGCCCACGACCAAATCCTGCCTTTCTATCAAGCAATGAGGGAAGGTCTTCTCATGAGGGGAACCACCCTGGAGCTTCTCGAGGCCCAAGCTGCTTCTGGTTTCATTGTTGATCCCATCAACAATACATTCTTGACGGTGGAGGACGCTGCAAAGAGATTCCTGATAGGAAAAGAGTTTAAGAATAAGCTGTTGTCCGCAGAGAAGGCTGTAACTGGATACAGAGACCCAGCCACCGGGAAGACAGTCTCCCTTTTCCAGGCTATTGAGAAAGGTCTTATTGAGAGAGGTCATGGTATCCGTCTGCTTGAAGCCCAAATTGCCAGTGGTGGGATTATTGACCCCAATGAGGGCCATCGTATTGATGTTGCTGTTGCCTATAAAAGGGGGTATTTTGATGAGGAAATGAATGAGATCCTGACTTATGAAGGGGATGACACAAAGGGCTTCTTTGACCCTAATACCAGAGACAACCTGACGTATCTTCAGCTGAAGGAGAGATGTATCACAGATGACAAAACAGGCCTAATACTTCTGCCCCTCAAAGACAAGAAGAAGCCCCAGAAGTCCCAGATGTCACAGGAAGGTCGCACCAATGTCTTACGAAAGAGACGGGTTGTCATTGTTGACCCCGACACTGGGCTGGAGATGTCGGTGAGGGAGGCCTATCACCGGCAACTAATTGACTATGACACATTCCTCGACCTGTCAGAGCAAGAATGTGAGTGGGAGGAAATAACTATCAAGGGGTCGGATGGCACTGCGCATTTAGTAATAGTGGATAGGAAAACAGGAACCCAGTATGACATTAAGGACTGTTTGGAGAGGGGCATCATTGACCAGCAGTCTTTGGATCGATACCGGGCTGGAGACCTAACCCTGACTCAGATTGCTGACCAAATCACCAGCAGTGGTTTGAGCCACGACATGACCATTACAGCCAGCAACGTTGACGACATTGTAACCTGCAGCAGCCCGACCCTTGCTGCGCCGTCCTCCCCCACCGTCCGTAAACGCTTGAGCAGTATTTCCATCACTGTCTCTCCCCCTGAGATGTTTGACGATCACAGTCCCGTGGCTGCCATATTTGACACGGAGACCTTGGAGAAGATAACTATTCCCGAAGGGCTCCGAAGAGGCATAGTTGATACTATTACAGCACAAAGGTTGCTTGAGGCCCAGGTATGCACAGGTGGTATTATCAACCCTGCCACTGGTGAGCGACTGTCACTGAAGGACGCAGTCCATCAGTGCATCATTGATCAAAGCATGGCTACGAAGCTGAAGCCTGCCAAGAAAGCCTACGCTGGTTTTGAGGATGTGAAGACGAAAAGAAAGATGTCTGTAGCAGAAGCAGTAAAGGAGACTTGGCTGCCGTATGAGGCAGGTCAAAGATTTATGGAGTTTCAGTATCTGACAGGAGGCCTGATTGAACCTAGCAGTGGATGTCGCGTTTCCATTGAAGAGGCTATCCGCAAGGGGTGGCTTGATGGCCAAGGTGCCCAAAAGCTTCAGGATTCACAAAATCACCAGAAGAACCTGACCTgtcccaaaacaaaactgaagatcTCCTACAAGCAAGCCATGGACAGCTGCATGGTCGAGGAAAGCAATGGTATGAAGTTGCTGCAGGCCTCCTCCATATCCACCAAGGGAATCAGCAGCCCTTACAATGTGTCTAACCCAGGATCCCGCTCTGGGTCCAGGGCTGGTTCCCGTGCTGGCTCTAGGAGTGGATCTCGTAGAGGCAGTGTGGATTACTCCTCCACTTATACCTACAACTTCTCTTCCACCAGCACCACCTACAACTCCAGCTCTCTGTCTTAA